A genomic stretch from Streptosporangium album includes:
- a CDS encoding ArsO family NAD(P)H-dependent flavin-containing monooxygenase — protein MSSSPTATARAVDVLVIGGGQAGLAAGYHLRRAGADFAVLDAQEQPGGAWRHAWPSLRLFSPAQYSSLPGWMMPPPPAGGYPSAADTVAYLTDYEQRYQLPVIRPVSVRAVRRSGASLQVETDAGVWRARIVISATGAWWRPYVPYYPGIGDFAGRQLHTADYDGPASFDGRNVVIVGGGNSAAQILAELSAVAATTWVTSRPPRLLPDEVDGRALFDLATRRHQAALVGESATGIGALGDIVSVPPVREARDRGVLKAEPMFTRITSEGVAWSDGTTLACNTIVWCTGFRPALGHLAPLRLRGADGLIPTDGTRALGEPRLHLLGYGDWTGPASATLIGAARTARTAVAEVMQQLVADAR, from the coding sequence GTGAGCAGCTCCCCGACCGCCACCGCGCGGGCGGTCGACGTCCTGGTCATCGGTGGAGGGCAGGCCGGCCTGGCCGCCGGGTACCACCTGCGCCGCGCGGGAGCCGACTTCGCCGTCCTGGACGCGCAAGAACAGCCCGGTGGCGCGTGGCGGCACGCGTGGCCGTCCCTTCGCCTGTTCTCCCCCGCTCAGTACAGCTCGCTGCCCGGGTGGATGATGCCGCCCCCGCCGGCAGGCGGTTACCCCAGCGCCGCCGACACCGTCGCCTACCTGACCGACTACGAACAGCGCTACCAGCTGCCCGTGATCCGGCCGGTGAGCGTGCGGGCCGTACGGCGCAGCGGCGCCTCCCTGCAGGTGGAGACCGACGCGGGCGTCTGGCGCGCCCGGATCGTGATCAGCGCGACGGGCGCCTGGTGGCGCCCCTACGTGCCGTACTACCCCGGCATCGGTGACTTCGCCGGCCGGCAGTTGCACACCGCCGACTACGATGGCCCCGCCTCCTTCGACGGTCGGAACGTGGTGATCGTCGGTGGCGGCAACTCGGCCGCGCAGATCCTCGCCGAGCTCTCTGCCGTCGCGGCGACCACCTGGGTCACCTCGCGCCCGCCCCGGCTGCTGCCTGATGAGGTGGATGGTAGGGCGCTGTTCGATCTGGCGACCCGCCGCCACCAAGCCGCCCTGGTGGGCGAGAGCGCGACCGGGATCGGCGCCCTGGGCGACATCGTCTCTGTGCCCCCGGTCCGAGAAGCACGTGACCGAGGTGTGCTCAAGGCCGAGCCGATGTTCACCCGCATCACCTCTGAGGGCGTGGCGTGGAGCGACGGCACCACCTTGGCCTGCAACACCATCGTGTGGTGCACCGGATTCCGCCCTGCCCTCGGGCACCTGGCCCCGCTGCGCCTGCGCGGCGCGGACGGGCTCATCCCCACCGACGGCACCCGCGCCCTGGGCGAGCCTCGCCTGCACCTGCTCGGCTACGGCGACTGGACCGGACCCGCCTCGGCCACCCTGATCGGTGCCGCCCGCACGGCCCGCACGGCCGTGGCCGAGGTGATGCAGCAGTTGGTGGCTGACGCCCGCTGA
- a CDS encoding DUF4396 domain-containing protein translates to MTWRTAASATLHCLTGCAIGEVLGMVIGTTLGWSNGPTVVLAIVLAFFFGYALTTVGLRKADLGWREVVRLALAADTVSIIVMEIIDNGVMLVIPGAMDAGLASGLFWGALAFALLVAFLITTPINKWIIGKGKGHAVVHAYHH, encoded by the coding sequence GTGACGTGGCGGACGGCCGCGTCGGCGACCCTGCACTGCCTCACCGGTTGCGCCATCGGCGAGGTGCTCGGCATGGTGATCGGAACGACCCTGGGCTGGTCGAACGGGCCGACCGTCGTCCTGGCCATCGTCCTGGCCTTCTTCTTCGGTTACGCACTCACCACCGTGGGTCTGCGGAAGGCCGATCTCGGCTGGCGCGAGGTCGTACGGCTGGCGCTCGCCGCCGACACCGTGTCGATCATCGTCATGGAGATCATCGACAACGGCGTGATGCTCGTCATCCCGGGCGCCATGGACGCCGGGCTCGCCTCCGGCCTGTTCTGGGGTGCTCTCGCGTTCGCCCTGCTGGTGGCCTTCCTCATCACTACCCCGATCAACAAGTGGATCATCGGCAAGGGCAAGGGGCACGCGGTGGTTCACGCCTACCACCACTGA
- a CDS encoding BlaI/MecI/CopY family transcriptional regulator, translating into MRGLGDLESAIMNRLWAYHRPASVRDVLEDLRREREIAYTTVMTVMDKLHTKGLLRRKAVGRAYVYETVATKEAYTADLMRDTLASSGNQAATLVHFLERLTPEESAALEAALKVYPPRGRS; encoded by the coding sequence ATGCGTGGTCTGGGAGACCTGGAGTCCGCAATCATGAACCGGCTGTGGGCCTACCACCGGCCCGCCTCGGTCAGGGACGTGCTCGAGGATCTCCGCCGCGAGCGGGAGATCGCCTACACCACCGTCATGACGGTGATGGACAAGCTGCACACCAAGGGCCTGCTCCGCAGGAAGGCGGTCGGCCGGGCGTACGTCTACGAGACGGTGGCCACCAAGGAGGCCTACACCGCCGATCTCATGCGCGACACCCTCGCCTCAAGCGGCAATCAGGCGGCCACCCTGGTGCACTTCCTGGAACGGCTGACTCCGGAGGAGTCGGCCGCTCTCGAGGCCGCGCTCAAGGTGTATCCACCTCGAGGCCGCTCATGA
- a CDS encoding FAD-dependent monooxygenase, giving the protein MFMQILISGASVAGPVLAYWLTRHGFSVTVVERAPALRKTGGHAVDLFRPAMNISEKMGVLPRVEERATGTNRMTLCREGARRPVRVDLSKIFSATSDRHVEIMRDDLSEIYYDATCDDVEYVFGDSITAMSPDGEVRFENAAPRHFDLVVGADGLHSNVRRLVFGDESRFSAFVGAYLGVLTLPNTSGLDGELLIHVGVGRTAGMYGARHLGDARALFLFRSERELDYHHRDVPRQKELLRGAFDGLHADVDRWLDELDRTPAFYFDSITQLRMDTWSRGRVTLVGDAGYCPGPAVGGSTSLAVVGAYVLAGELARAGGDHERAFPAYERAMAEHVRGSRAAALSAAKTLIPTSRLGVSGLAQGARLISALPAGPSRALLRLTTKSARLYNSMTVDDYPPSPTASGGRVGLAGDTGGGLGSGLGVE; this is encoded by the coding sequence ATGTTCATGCAGATTCTCATCTCCGGCGCCAGCGTCGCCGGTCCGGTGCTGGCGTACTGGCTCACCAGGCACGGCTTCTCCGTCACCGTCGTCGAGCGCGCGCCGGCTCTGCGTAAGACCGGCGGCCACGCGGTCGACCTGTTCCGGCCCGCGATGAACATCTCGGAGAAGATGGGCGTGCTCCCGCGCGTCGAGGAGCGGGCCACCGGCACGAACCGGATGACCCTCTGCCGGGAGGGCGCGCGGCGTCCCGTCCGGGTGGACCTCTCCAAGATCTTCAGCGCCACCTCCGACCGGCACGTCGAGATCATGCGCGACGACCTGAGCGAGATCTACTACGACGCCACGTGTGACGACGTCGAGTACGTCTTCGGCGACTCGATCACCGCGATGTCGCCCGACGGCGAGGTGCGGTTCGAGAACGCCGCGCCGCGCCACTTCGACCTCGTCGTCGGCGCGGACGGGCTGCACTCCAACGTGCGCCGCCTCGTCTTCGGCGACGAGTCCCGCTTCAGCGCCTTCGTCGGGGCCTACCTCGGGGTGCTGACCCTGCCCAACACCTCCGGCCTCGACGGCGAGCTCCTCATCCACGTCGGCGTCGGCCGCACTGCCGGCATGTACGGTGCGCGGCACCTCGGCGACGCGCGGGCGTTGTTCCTGTTCCGGAGCGAGCGCGAGCTCGACTACCACCACCGCGACGTGCCCCGGCAGAAGGAGCTGCTGCGCGGCGCGTTCGACGGCCTTCACGCCGACGTGGACCGCTGGCTGGACGAGCTCGACCGCACCCCGGCGTTCTACTTCGACTCGATCACCCAGCTCCGCATGGACACCTGGTCGCGGGGGAGGGTGACGCTCGTCGGCGACGCAGGCTACTGCCCCGGCCCGGCCGTCGGCGGCAGCACCAGCCTGGCCGTCGTCGGCGCCTACGTCCTCGCCGGGGAACTGGCGCGGGCGGGCGGCGACCACGAGCGCGCCTTCCCCGCCTACGAGCGCGCGATGGCGGAACACGTGCGCGGCAGCCGCGCGGCCGCGCTCAGCGCGGCGAAGACCCTGATCCCCACGTCCCGCCTCGGCGTCTCGGGACTGGCCCAGGGCGCCCGCCTGATCTCCGCCCTGCCCGCGGGACCCAGCCGCGCCCTCCTCCGCCTCACCACCAAGAGCGCACGCCTGTACAACTCCATGACCGTCGACGACTACCCGCCGTCGCCCACCGCATCAGGAGGCCGGGTCGGCCTAGCGGGCGACACCGGAGGCGGCCTCGGGAGCGGGCTCGGGGTGGAATGA
- a CDS encoding class I SAM-dependent methyltransferase translates to MMNVEKTMTKTGVSHPIFARFYACISQAIERRGLAERREALLAGLSGEVIEVGAGNGLTFAHYPPAVTRVLAVEPEPRLRRLAQANADKASVFIEVVDGLADRLPAGDASFDAAVVSLVLCSLPDQASALREMYRVLKPGGQLRFLEHVRADSPGLALVQRLLDATVWPRLFGGCHTGRDSVAAIERAGFTLERLERFMLPHVRTPMSFCVLGAARR, encoded by the coding sequence ATGATGAATGTGGAGAAGACGATGACGAAGACAGGAGTGAGCCATCCGATCTTCGCGCGGTTCTACGCCTGCATCAGCCAGGCGATAGAACGTAGAGGTCTGGCAGAGCGTCGCGAGGCGCTACTGGCGGGACTCTCCGGAGAGGTGATCGAGGTGGGTGCCGGTAACGGGCTGACCTTCGCTCATTACCCACCAGCCGTCACCAGGGTGCTCGCGGTCGAACCGGAGCCACGTCTGCGTCGGCTCGCACAGGCAAACGCCGATAAGGCTTCTGTCTTCATCGAAGTCGTCGACGGCCTCGCCGACCGGCTGCCGGCGGGGGACGCGAGCTTCGACGCCGCCGTTGTCTCATTGGTGCTGTGCTCACTACCTGACCAGGCATCGGCGTTGCGAGAGATGTACCGGGTGCTCAAGCCCGGCGGACAACTGCGTTTCCTCGAACACGTCCGCGCCGATTCGCCCGGTCTGGCCCTCGTTCAGCGTTTGCTGGACGCCACGGTGTGGCCCCGCCTGTTCGGCGGCTGTCACACCGGCCGCGACAGCGTAGCGGCGATCGAGCGGGCCGGATTCACACTTGAGCGGCTGGAGCGATTCATGCTTCCTCACGTCCGCACGCCGATGTCCTTCTGCGTTCTCGGCGCGGCCCGCCGATGA
- a CDS encoding IucA/IucC family C-terminal-domain containing protein, with product MLDPTSTELTQVLEAERVGSGQVSAHAVALTVMAVYAGTVTAPALLAWALYGVVLDVRPENVALRLGDHGFKAVALRRPQLVDVSGMTESERLGLLVNQVLDDHLFPLADAMRVRSRASKRQLNGGIAQGCAAAFGAASRLPGADVDVLQRAHDEFLAACPQELGRLGEMVRLAEGDREGLFYLRRTCCLFYTADHGEKCASCCLDSVEDRVANYRRILAGGAIPH from the coding sequence TTGCTGGACCCTACTTCAACGGAGCTGACCCAGGTTCTCGAAGCCGAGCGCGTGGGCAGTGGGCAGGTTTCCGCGCACGCGGTGGCTCTGACGGTCATGGCGGTCTACGCCGGCACAGTGACTGCTCCTGCGCTGTTGGCCTGGGCGTTGTACGGCGTGGTGCTGGACGTCCGGCCGGAGAATGTGGCGCTCCGGCTCGGTGATCACGGATTCAAAGCCGTCGCGCTGCGCAGGCCGCAGTTGGTCGACGTCTCGGGCATGACTGAGAGCGAGCGGCTGGGGCTGCTGGTGAACCAGGTGCTCGACGATCACTTGTTTCCGCTCGCCGACGCGATGCGCGTGCGTAGCCGGGCGAGCAAGCGCCAGCTCAACGGCGGAATCGCCCAGGGATGTGCCGCGGCGTTCGGGGCCGCGAGCCGACTGCCGGGCGCCGATGTCGATGTGCTGCAGCGTGCCCATGATGAGTTCCTTGCGGCCTGTCCGCAGGAGTTGGGCAGGCTCGGCGAGATGGTCCGGCTCGCCGAGGGCGATCGGGAGGGGTTGTTCTATCTGCGCCGGACGTGCTGCCTTTTCTACACCGCGGACCACGGTGAGAAGTGTGCCAGCTGCTGTCTCGACAGCGTGGAGGACCGCGTGGCCAACTACCGCCGGATCCTCGCAGGCGGCGCTATCCCCCACTGA
- a CDS encoding F510_1955 family glycosylhydrolase produces the protein MVSIDQRLRLRAGAVLTLLALLGTACAGESSQETTDPGIGHVHGLGVDPADGTVYIAGHYGLFQVRSTDTARRVADRIQDHMGLTVIGPKTFLASGHPGASDVASGGSPHLGLIRTMDAGATWTPVSEAGSADFHSIQPAGTSLYAYDSQTGRVRRNGNEGQTWVSGAKAQVIDLAGHGEKPNRVYATTPDGLQVSHDGGMNFTALTGAPFLSHVDSLSKDELVGVGADGQVQASEDSGKTWQASGRLPGQAVAFTVVNRRWIVERSRQWHGPSS, from the coding sequence ATGGTCTCCATCGATCAGCGTCTCCGCCTGCGCGCAGGCGCCGTCCTGACACTCCTGGCCCTTCTGGGTACGGCGTGCGCCGGAGAGTCGTCCCAGGAGACCACTGATCCTGGGATCGGTCACGTCCACGGCCTTGGCGTCGATCCTGCCGACGGCACGGTCTACATCGCGGGGCACTACGGACTGTTCCAGGTCCGGTCTACCGACACCGCCCGGCGCGTCGCCGACCGCATCCAGGACCACATGGGCCTCACCGTGATCGGTCCGAAGACGTTCCTCGCAAGCGGACACCCCGGGGCATCCGACGTCGCGTCTGGCGGATCACCTCACCTGGGCCTGATCCGCACGATGGACGCCGGCGCCACCTGGACCCCGGTGTCGGAGGCGGGCAGCGCCGACTTCCACTCGATCCAGCCGGCGGGGACGTCCCTCTACGCCTACGACAGCCAGACGGGGAGGGTAAGGCGCAACGGCAATGAGGGCCAGACCTGGGTGTCGGGAGCGAAGGCACAGGTGATCGACCTCGCCGGTCACGGAGAGAAGCCGAACCGCGTGTACGCGACCACACCGGACGGGCTCCAGGTCAGCCATGACGGCGGTATGAACTTCACCGCGCTCACCGGTGCCCCGTTCCTCTCCCACGTGGACTCCCTCAGCAAGGACGAGTTGGTTGGAGTCGGCGCCGACGGCCAGGTGCAGGCCAGTGAAGACAGCGGCAAGACCTGGCAGGCGTCGGGCCGCCTGCCCGGCCAGGCCGTTGCTTTCACCGTCGTTAACCGGCGGTGGATCGTGGAACGATCGAGACAATGGCACGGCCCGTCATCCTGA
- a CDS encoding M56 family metallopeptidase → MMAAAILALYAVVAVVALPRLLTRGEWAERAPRLAIAVWLAGCISVVASVLFSALAAAIPANMVGHGLAEFFKACADMLSDRATFDSPSARAALLGAALIAARITYCGTAILVRARRERRQHAGMLNILGRHDGELDAVVLDHDEAAAYCLPGRKGRAVITTAALQSLAPEQVAAVLAHEQAHLRGRHHLVLAAAEAFPRAFPHLPLFTRARREIARLVELLADDVAARRHSRIHIAAALVRLATGRAPAFTLGAGGETALTRVKRMLNPAAPLGCRERVAGLSAVVLLLAGPAAVAAIPGLNSFLAHHCHNISIF, encoded by the coding sequence ATGATGGCCGCCGCCATCCTGGCGCTGTACGCCGTCGTCGCGGTGGTCGCGCTGCCCCGGCTGCTGACCCGGGGCGAATGGGCGGAGCGCGCGCCACGCCTGGCGATCGCCGTGTGGCTGGCCGGGTGCATATCCGTGGTCGCGTCCGTGCTTTTCTCGGCACTCGCCGCCGCGATCCCCGCCAACATGGTCGGACACGGGCTGGCGGAGTTCTTCAAGGCGTGCGCGGACATGCTCTCCGATCGTGCCACCTTCGACTCCCCGAGCGCCCGGGCCGCCCTGCTCGGTGCCGCTCTGATCGCGGCCAGAATCACCTACTGCGGAACGGCCATCCTGGTCAGGGCCCGGCGGGAACGGCGACAGCACGCCGGCATGCTGAACATCCTCGGCCGCCACGACGGCGAGCTGGACGCGGTCGTGCTGGATCACGACGAGGCCGCCGCCTACTGCCTGCCCGGCCGGAAGGGCAGGGCGGTCATCACAACCGCGGCCCTCCAATCCCTCGCTCCCGAACAGGTGGCCGCGGTCCTCGCTCACGAGCAGGCCCACCTGCGAGGGCGGCACCACCTGGTGCTGGCCGCCGCCGAAGCGTTCCCCCGGGCCTTCCCCCACCTGCCGCTGTTCACTCGGGCAAGACGCGAGATCGCGCGGCTGGTCGAGCTCCTCGCCGACGACGTCGCGGCCCGCCGCCACTCCCGCATCCACATCGCCGCCGCGCTGGTCCGGCTCGCCACCGGTCGAGCACCGGCCTTCACTCTGGGCGCGGGCGGCGAGACCGCCCTCACCCGCGTCAAGCGCATGCTCAACCCGGCCGCTCCCCTCGGCTGCCGGGAACGCGTCGCGGGGCTCTCCGCCGTCGTCCTTCTCCTCGCCGGTCCTGCGGCCGTGGCAGCTATTCCCGGCTTGAACTCGTTCCTGGCTCACCACTGCCACAACATCTCGATCTTCTAG
- a CDS encoding ArsR/SmtB family transcription factor, giving the protein MTAITTSCCAPIARAPLSEPDAAELAVLLKAAADPVRLRLLSMIGSHAGGEACVCDLTAAFDLTAPTISHHLKVLRTAGLIDSERRGTWVYYWIVPAAVARLGALFTPLAEPSSV; this is encoded by the coding sequence TTGACCGCCATCACCACCTCGTGCTGCGCGCCGATCGCGCGCGCGCCACTGAGCGAGCCCGACGCGGCCGAGCTGGCGGTACTGCTCAAGGCGGCCGCCGACCCGGTCAGGCTGCGCCTGCTGTCGATGATCGGCTCGCATGCCGGAGGTGAGGCGTGCGTGTGTGACCTGACCGCCGCCTTCGATCTGACCGCGCCGACCATCTCCCACCACCTGAAAGTGCTGCGCACCGCCGGGCTGATCGACAGCGAGCGGCGCGGCACCTGGGTCTACTACTGGATTGTCCCGGCCGCCGTCGCCCGGCTGGGCGCGCTGTTCACCCCGCTGGCCGAGCCCTCGAGCGTGTGA
- a CDS encoding FAD-dependent oxidoreductase, with protein sequence MSDGCCGPTGPTTVEIEQIASHPEVSALPVVVIGAGPAGLAAAAHLTERGLDFVVVEAGHQVGASVAQWGHVRVFSPWRYNIDGAARRLLEADGWSAPDADWLPTGAELIGDYLAPLAKLFGDKVRLGAKVTAISRLGLDRVRTTGREEVPFLLRLSDGQELQARAIIDASGTYTTPSVLGADGLPAYGEEQAARFVDHALPDVLGADREVYAGKHTLVIGAGHSAATTLLALAELEDTQITWAVRATNAGRTYGGGGADALPARGAIGTRLRAHVESGRITLVTGFYTHTVTESGGRVSVVSRDPSGGGQSVTADRIVAATGYRPDHSIASELRLDLDPILGSTRALAPLIDPNQHSCGTVPAHGVDELAHPENGYYAVGVKSYGRAPTFLMATGYEQVRSVVAALAGDWEAARDVQLDLPETGVCSSNLAEAQEQRLGLATGISGGLLATPLPLVTVASDGGGCCG encoded by the coding sequence ATGAGTGACGGATGCTGCGGTCCCACGGGCCCCACGACAGTCGAGATCGAGCAGATCGCCTCGCACCCCGAGGTGAGTGCGTTGCCCGTGGTGGTGATCGGCGCGGGCCCGGCCGGGCTGGCCGCAGCCGCGCACCTGACCGAGCGTGGCCTGGACTTCGTGGTGGTCGAGGCCGGGCACCAGGTCGGCGCGTCGGTGGCGCAGTGGGGCCACGTGCGGGTCTTCAGCCCGTGGCGCTACAACATCGACGGTGCCGCCCGCCGCCTGCTGGAGGCCGACGGCTGGAGCGCCCCCGACGCCGATTGGCTGCCCACCGGCGCCGAACTGATCGGCGACTACCTCGCCCCGCTGGCCAAGCTGTTCGGTGACAAGGTCCGCCTGGGGGCGAAGGTGACGGCGATCAGCCGCCTCGGCCTCGACCGGGTCCGCACCACCGGCCGTGAGGAGGTCCCGTTCCTGCTGCGCCTGTCCGACGGCCAGGAACTCCAGGCGCGGGCGATCATCGATGCCTCCGGTACCTACACCACCCCCAGCGTCCTGGGCGCCGACGGCCTGCCCGCCTACGGCGAAGAGCAGGCAGCCCGGTTCGTCGATCACGCGCTGCCCGACGTCCTGGGGGCCGATCGCGAGGTCTACGCCGGCAAGCACACCCTCGTCATCGGCGCCGGACACTCGGCGGCCACCACCCTGCTTGCCTTGGCCGAGCTGGAGGACACGCAGATCACCTGGGCGGTCCGCGCCACCAATGCCGGCCGCACCTACGGCGGTGGCGGAGCGGACGCCCTCCCGGCTCGCGGTGCGATCGGCACCCGGCTGCGGGCGCACGTCGAGTCCGGTCGCATCACCCTGGTCACCGGTTTCTACACTCACACCGTCACCGAGTCCGGCGGCCGGGTGAGCGTGGTCAGCCGTGACCCGTCCGGCGGCGGGCAGTCGGTGACCGCCGACCGGATCGTGGCCGCGACCGGCTACCGGCCTGATCACTCCATCGCCTCCGAGTTGCGCCTGGACCTGGATCCGATTCTCGGCTCCACCCGCGCCCTGGCACCGCTGATCGACCCCAACCAGCACTCCTGCGGCACCGTACCCGCTCACGGCGTCGACGAGCTCGCGCATCCCGAGAACGGTTACTACGCGGTCGGCGTCAAGAGCTACGGCCGCGCCCCGACGTTCCTGATGGCCACCGGATATGAGCAGGTCCGCTCGGTGGTCGCCGCCCTGGCCGGGGACTGGGAGGCGGCCCGTGACGTCCAGCTCGACCTGCCCGAGACCGGCGTGTGCTCCTCCAACCTGGCCGAAGCTCAGGAACAGCGCCTCGGCCTGGCCACCGGCATCAGCGGCGGCCTGCTGGCCACCCCGCTTCCCCTGGTCACCGTCGCCTCCGACGGTGGCGGCTGCTGCGGCTGA